The Synchiropus splendidus isolate RoL2022-P1 chromosome 11, RoL_Sspl_1.0, whole genome shotgun sequence genome contains a region encoding:
- the LOC128766904 gene encoding uncharacterized protein LOC128766904, producing the protein MSSTSDFLRSRGVSEDIISLMEEQRIDSDVISLMDDESLANYIPCYGDRIALFNFCKTKQPPLKRKNGLLEKLREKMKLRNESAKGDTASKTKIQQIKRQKTTRNVAIGWIHNDGKIAKQVREKQGGGTRKVKMSTEAGLKDILEEGKKLFFPGGISPKGSELDFEFEVWDFKQNCLTDDTCQSIGNMYEAAKLTLLRFYIATRRKDEQDDASTTTGEVLALSHNGSENNSAEIEEVTVESSEVYVSLDISVDSEITFGPTYDAEEDTEVTLIYDGPAMPLSPPDPPDAMTITVHYSDTLNDMITAFSDDAILNKSLNVKRILPDNREEAGVGSGVLRDVLSCFWQEFYERCTLGTIVKVPFIRHDFPEEKWKAVGRILVKGYQDCCYFPNKLAFPFLEQVLFNCVYSDPKAHFLQFVSSQERDVLMEAMKDFSEVDLDDLVEVLDSYGCRRRITAETFPTILLEIAHKELVQKPMFVIDCWREVTLQHISISPEALNKLCSDLQPTSKKVCQLLRFATDLTPKQKEVASHLKKFIRELDEVKLQKFLRFCTGSDLVVTDTILVEFQEMTEFTRRPVGHTCGKVLHIAESYENFPDFRSEFNAVLESNVWMMDIV; encoded by the exons ATGTCATCGACCAGTGACTTTTTGCGCAGTCGAGGAGTTTCAGAGGACATCATCTCActtatggaggagcagagg ATTGATAGTGACGTCATCTCACTGATGGATGATGAAAGTCTTGCCAATTACATCCCCTGTTATGGAGACCgaattgctctcttcaattTTTGCAAGACAAAACAGCccccattaaaaagaaaaaacggacttttggaaaaactccgtgaaaaaatgaaactcagAAATGAAAGTGCGAAAGGGGACACTGCCTCAAAAACGAAAATACAACAGATTAAGAGGCAGAAAACCACAAGAAATGTTGCGATTGGATGGATACACAATGAtggaaaaatagcaaaacaggTGAGGGAGAAGCAGGGAGGAGGTACCAGAAAGGTTAAAATGTCCACAGAAGCTGGGTTAAAGGACATtcttgaggagggaaaaaaactgtttttccctGGTGGAATTTCTCCTAAAGGATCTGAATTGGACTTCGAGTTTGAGGTGTGGGATTTCAAACAGAATTGCCTCACTGATGACACCTGCCAGTCCATTGGCAATATGTACGAGGCAGCAAAACTGACGTTGTTGCGTTTTTACATTGCAACAAGGCGAAAAGATGAGCAAGATGATGCCAGCACAACGACAGGGGAAGTCTTGGCTTTGTCACACAATGGCAGTGAAAACAACTCTGCAGAAATTGAGGAGGTCACAGTTGAATCAAGTGAAGTCTACGTATCTTTGGACATTTCTGTTGATTCAGAAATTACTTTTGGTCCCACATATGATGCAGAGGAAGATACAGAGGTCACATTGATTTACGATGGTCCAGCTATGCCTCTCAGTCCACCTGATCCACCAGATGCGATGACAATAACTGTTCACTACTCTGACACATTGAATGATATGATTACAGCTTTCTCTGATGACGCCATCTTGAACAAATCACTGAATGTGAAACGCATATTACCAGATAAtagagaagaagcaggtgtTGGATCTGGAGTGCTGAGGGATGTTCTTAGCTGCTTCTGGCAAGAATTCTATGAACGATGCACCCTTGGTACAATAGTTAAAGTGCCATTCATCCGCCATGATTTTCCTGAGGAAAAGTGGAAAGCAGTTGGGAGAATCCTTGTTAAAGGTTACCAAGATTGTTGCTATTTCCCAAACAAACTTGCATTTCCCTTCCTCGAACAAGTGCTTTTCAACTGTGTTTACAGTGATCCGAAAGCCCATTTCCTGCAGTTTGTGAGCAGCCAGGAACGAGATGTGTTGATGGAAGCAATGAAGGACTTTTCTGAAGTGGACCTAGATGATCTTGTTGAAGTACTTGACAGCTATGGATGTAGAAGGAGAATCACAGCTGAAACCTTTCCCACAATACTGCTGGAAATAGCACACAAAGAGCTGGTCCAAAAGCCCATGTTTGTTATAGACTGCTGGAGGGAGGTTACTCTTCAGCATATCTCCATCAGTCCTGAAGCACTCAACAAATTGTGCTCTGACTTGCAACCAACTTCAAAAAAAGTCTGCCAACTGCTGAGATTTGCGACTGATTTAACCCCAAAGCAGAAAGAAGTGGCAAGTCATCTGAAAAAGTTCATCAGAGAGTTGGATGAAGTCAAACTTCAGAAGTTTCTCCGGTTTTGCACTGGCTCTGATCTTGTTGTTACAGACACCATTCTTGTGGAATTCCAGGAAATGACAGAGTTCACGAGAAGACCCGTGGGGCACACCTGTGGGAAAGTTCTGCATATTGCTGAAAGCTATGAAAATTTCCCAGATTTCCGATCAGAATTCAATGCAGTTCTCGAAAGCAATGTTTGGATGATGgacattgtttaa